The following are encoded in a window of bacterium genomic DNA:
- a CDS encoding DUF1257 domain-containing protein, translated as MSKFVSLKTALRERVHLENALKEMGCEISNSKKIKTLLGRSYDVDLTAKTAFGMIGFIKNRSGEYEIAGDDMVLASDKDFIGKLTQKYAYSRVVSEAQKAGFQLVKESVNEDQSVRLVLRKWNG; from the coding sequence ATGTCTAAGTTCGTTTCGCTGAAAACCGCTCTTCGCGAGCGTGTCCATTTGGAAAATGCTTTGAAAGAAATGGGTTGCGAAATTTCTAATTCCAAAAAAATAAAAACCCTTTTAGGGCGTTCGTACGATGTCGATCTAACGGCAAAAACGGCATTTGGAATGATCGGTTTTATAAAAAACCGTAGCGGTGAATATGAGATTGCGGGAGATGATATGGTTTTGGCCTCGGATAAAGATTTTATCGGCAAATTGACACAAAAATATGCCTATAGTCGAGTTGTTTCAGAAGCGCAAAAAGCCGGATTTCAATTGGTAAAAGAATCGGTCAACGAAGATCAATCGGTGCGGTTGGTTTTAAGAAAATGGAACGGGTAG
- a CDS encoding DUF2997 domain-containing protein, translated as MERVEGAMTSDYKEIVFTITRDGSLEYAIKGYKGGACEDLSKLFESMGTVIEEKKTYEYYEKDEDVTQKIRLQS; from the coding sequence ATGGAACGGGTAGAGGGCGCTATGACATCCGACTATAAAGAAATCGTTTTTACCATAACCCGCGACGGCTCGCTGGAATATGCGATCAAAGGCTATAAAGGCGGCGCGTGCGAAGACCTATCCAAACTTTTTGAATCCATGGGTACTGTGATCGAAGAGAAAAAGACATACGAATATTACGAAAAAGACGAAGACGTCACTCAAAAAATCCGACTCCAGTCGTAA
- a CDS encoding DUF1446 domain-containing protein, translating to MKDKIFIANGQGFWGDSIDAPVHLVQGGPLDYLTLDYLAEVTMSIMQRQKLKKPELGYATDFVQLIERILPTIVEKNIKVIANAGGVNPEACRQALFAVAKKLGIKGLKIGVVYGDNILPRISELETKQISMKSMDTGESLYDLMKQGRDILSANVYMSSMPLVEALQKGAQIVVAGRTTDTGLAMAPMIYEFGWSFDDWNKLAAGTVAGHIIECGAQCTGGNFTRWQDVPDMWNIGYPVVEAYPDGTFYVSKHENTGGMVTVDTVSEQLVYEMGDPHNYITPDVIADFTSIRLEQAGKDRVKVFGVQGKPSTEFYKVSASYLKGYKATGQLTISGPDALPKAKLASEVLWKRLTRAGMEYEETHTEFLGVNTCHEGMVAIPNPINEVVLRVGVKDKDQKKVDRFGKEIAPLVTSGPPGVTGFAGGRPKPQEIVAFFPCLIPKHLIETTVSVEEV from the coding sequence ATGAAAGACAAAATTTTTATAGCCAACGGTCAAGGATTTTGGGGTGACAGCATTGATGCGCCTGTGCATTTAGTTCAAGGCGGTCCATTGGATTATCTCACATTGGATTATCTTGCCGAAGTTACGATGTCCATCATGCAACGTCAAAAACTCAAAAAACCGGAGCTTGGTTACGCTACCGATTTCGTGCAGCTTATCGAACGCATATTACCGACGATCGTAGAAAAAAACATCAAAGTGATTGCTAATGCCGGCGGTGTAAATCCGGAAGCATGTCGTCAGGCGCTTTTTGCCGTGGCCAAAAAATTAGGAATCAAAGGTTTGAAGATCGGCGTCGTGTATGGGGATAACATTCTTCCTCGTATCAGTGAATTGGAAACTAAACAAATCTCGATGAAGTCCATGGACACCGGCGAAAGTTTGTATGATCTGATGAAACAAGGTCGCGACATCTTAAGCGCCAATGTGTATATGAGTTCTATGCCTTTAGTCGAAGCTTTACAAAAAGGTGCACAGATCGTTGTCGCAGGGCGAACTACAGATACCGGATTGGCAATGGCGCCGATGATTTATGAATTCGGCTGGTCGTTTGATGATTGGAATAAATTGGCCGCAGGAACAGTTGCGGGTCATATCATCGAATGCGGCGCGCAATGCACAGGCGGTAATTTTACGCGGTGGCAGGATGTGCCGGATATGTGGAATATCGGTTATCCCGTTGTGGAGGCCTATCCTGACGGAACATTTTATGTCAGTAAACATGAAAACACAGGCGGGATGGTGACGGTGGACACCGTTTCAGAACAGTTGGTGTACGAAATGGGTGACCCGCATAACTATATCACGCCGGACGTCATCGCTGATTTTACATCCATTCGTTTGGAGCAAGCCGGAAAAGATCGTGTTAAAGTATTCGGTGTACAAGGTAAACCTTCAACGGAGTTTTACAAAGTTAGTGCCAGTTATCTCAAAGGATATAAAGCGACAGGACAACTTACGATTTCCGGCCCTGATGCGTTGCCCAAGGCTAAGTTGGCATCAGAAGTTTTATGGAAACGTCTTACGCGGGCAGGAATGGAATACGAAGAAACACACACCGAATTTCTTGGTGTAAATACGTGTCATGAAGGCATGGTCGCGATACCCAATCCCATTAACGAAGTGGTTTTGCGTGTCGGCGTAAAAGATAAAGATCAGAAAAAGGTAGATCGCTTCGGCAAGGAAATTGCGCCCCTGGTTACCAGCGGGCCTCCGGGAGTAACCGGTTTTGCAGGAGGGCGTCCAAAGCCACAGGAAATCGTCGCATTTTTTCCGTGCCTGATACCTAAACATCTCATTGAAACAACCGTTAGCGTGGAAGAAGTGTAA
- a CDS encoding diguanylate cyclase: MKKILYIEDDPVAMTYMTQLIQRMGHTIITATTGESGLARAFAERPDLILIDLLLPGLDGFELTIKMRSSETLKHTPIIATTATPNEDDQQLATMAGCDGFLVKPIEYETLSDLIRACFDSEAHTNKNVSLESENIELRRFTLRLVHRLTDKINEISYANKELQKTNNTLDRLIQEVRTNNADLMQINQLTSQIMAYRDRSTIYREMPQLISDQLSLAGAVIYVVNEKDLTLDVFSSYKYDFLPETEHIPFTEPPFFETVYDNQSVTIDVHKLIALQRENERHARRLEVLFESFHAQTVCFVPIRGRARAADDFECENQDCEAFVKKDGQWWRNLIHQYNRRDLDYPSRLRDASRYFFNCCFYDLKGVLALGIPDGRMSDAFRQIIHSFTTTVGLRLDNVQLYEDVREAYMLAEKQAITDAMTDVFNYRYFHHQLEREIRRAKRHWSKLSMIMIDVDHFKSYNDRHGHPAGDEILKRLAVVFKNITRTSDIIARYGGEEFVIVLPETPKVAAVKFAEKLRAAIQDEDFPYEQTQPMGDITVSMGVATFPDEAQTIDELIQRADEQLYRAKSGGRNRVAYSNTTG, from the coding sequence ATGAAAAAAATACTGTATATCGAAGACGATCCGGTCGCCATGACATACATGACGCAGCTTATTCAGCGCATGGGTCATACGATTATAACAGCGACGACCGGCGAGTCCGGTTTGGCTAGAGCGTTTGCCGAACGTCCCGATCTTATTTTGATAGATCTTTTGCTGCCGGGTTTGGACGGATTTGAACTCACGATCAAGATGCGCAGTTCGGAAACGCTCAAGCATACACCTATAATCGCCACTACTGCAACGCCGAATGAAGACGATCAACAGCTCGCAACCATGGCCGGATGCGACGGTTTTTTGGTTAAGCCGATTGAATACGAAACGCTTTCTGATCTGATCCGCGCTTGTTTTGATTCTGAGGCACATACAAATAAGAATGTTAGTCTCGAATCGGAAAATATTGAACTGCGACGTTTTACACTGCGTCTGGTTCATCGCCTGACGGATAAAATCAATGAAATCTCCTATGCCAACAAGGAACTCCAAAAAACCAATAATACTCTCGATCGTCTCATACAGGAGGTTCGCACCAATAATGCCGATCTGATGCAGATCAATCAGCTCACGTCGCAAATCATGGCTTACCGTGATCGCTCGACGATTTACCGTGAGATGCCTCAGCTTATCAGCGATCAACTTTCTCTAGCCGGCGCAGTGATATATGTGGTTAACGAAAAAGATTTAACGCTAGATGTTTTTTCCAGTTACAAATATGATTTTCTCCCTGAAACAGAACACATCCCTTTTACAGAACCTCCTTTTTTTGAGACGGTTTATGATAATCAATCAGTAACCATAGATGTTCACAAACTCATCGCACTACAACGGGAAAATGAAAGGCATGCGCGCCGTTTAGAAGTGCTTTTCGAATCTTTTCATGCACAGACTGTTTGTTTTGTTCCCATTCGTGGTCGCGCCCGTGCGGCGGATGATTTTGAGTGCGAAAATCAGGATTGTGAAGCGTTTGTAAAAAAAGACGGACAGTGGTGGCGAAATTTGATTCATCAATACAATCGGCGTGATCTTGATTACCCTTCCCGCCTTCGTGATGCGAGCAGATATTTTTTCAATTGTTGTTTTTATGATCTCAAAGGTGTTTTGGCGCTGGGTATTCCGGATGGACGTATGAGCGATGCGTTTCGGCAGATTATTCATTCCTTTACTACGACCGTCGGTCTTCGGTTAGACAATGTTCAGTTATATGAGGATGTGCGTGAAGCCTATATGCTTGCCGAAAAACAAGCCATCACCGATGCGATGACAGATGTTTTTAATTATCGCTATTTTCATCACCAACTGGAGCGTGAAATTCGGCGTGCCAAACGTCATTGGTCAAAACTGTCCATGATCATGATCGACGTAGATCATTTCAAATCATACAATGATCGCCACGGTCACCCCGCCGGCGATGAGATACTAAAACGGCTTGCCGTTGTTTTTAAAAACATCACGCGTACCAGCGATATCATCGCACGCTACGGCGGCGAAGAATTTGTCATCGTATTACCAGAAACGCCAAAAGTCGCCGCCGTGAAATTTGCCGAAAAATTGCGCGCGGCAATTCAAGATGAAGATTTTCCGTATGAACAAACACAGCCCATGGGTGATATTACGGTCAGTATGGGCGTGGCCACATTTCCCGACGAAGCGCAAACCATAGACGAACTCATACAACGCGCGGATGAACAGCTTTACCGTGCCAAATCAGGCGGACGTAATCGTGTAGCCTATAGCAATACAACAGGATGA
- a CDS encoding PAS domain-containing protein, whose protein sequence is MTSSSLNEVAILISILFLPHWGFVIITGAMTAVNAANELQLFSAVSHGVSAAMAWLVYHRFFSRFTRSRQEPILWAMVVILYYYLFLLPQIVGLYLLFDPNPMPATHIISVFFVNMTPELFATLLITLLFSIMRQELLSRRETERALAEKEERYRIIAEQTGQLIYDLDVTTGAITWTGAIEINTGFTKGEFLRVDLKTWETMIHPEDRPNAISLLDEAMASGNRYRVEYRFRKKDGGYVFMDDNGLFLRDEKNSIYRMLGTMTNIDERKKAEKSIKENVERFEIIARATNDAVWDWDARQDKVWWNESARKLFAVEEYYPQDNYQLWQERLHPEDRERVTQKYKNVLESTQNFWSDEFRFRLPDGSYGYFYDRAYILRDEQGRPTRVLGSMTDLTERKKLEQNLIQAQKTESLGRVAGGIAHDINNMLAVILPTAELLLNQNYDKHTVHQHADVIVSSARRASDIVKQLLVFARQTPSSAALLNINSLVDETRNMLDRFLGKNITITLHLEPEIPFIDADATQVQQIIINLCVNARDAMNNKGSIGIETKMVELDEAESAKYNMPEGLYVQLSIADSGTGIPPEVMDKIFEPFFSTKDIGKGTGLGLAVVKTIITNHGGYIRVHSQIGVGTRMELGFPVSQRVTIPHVQAQKPQYETGTGTILLVDDEKPILEMGEMVLKRLGYQCYTAENGYRAVEVMNQKPVDLVILDVQMPGMDGIETLEKLLEIKPELKFLFTSGYIGADRLQLLHSKYPDHIVNKPYTVEELSKAIKKLLDTQSAG, encoded by the coding sequence ATGACATCCAGCAGCCTCAATGAGGTTGCCATACTCATCAGTATTTTATTCCTTCCGCATTGGGGGTTTGTCATCATCACCGGTGCAATGACGGCAGTGAATGCAGCAAACGAACTCCAATTATTTTCGGCTGTTTCACATGGCGTTTCGGCCGCAATGGCATGGCTTGTTTATCATCGTTTTTTTTCGCGATTCACCAGGTCACGTCAAGAACCTATTTTGTGGGCGATGGTTGTGATTCTATACTATTACCTTTTCCTGTTACCGCAGATTGTCGGATTATATCTTCTTTTTGATCCCAATCCGATGCCGGCCACGCACATCATTTCTGTTTTTTTTGTTAATATGACTCCGGAGTTATTTGCAACACTGCTGATCACTTTGCTTTTTAGTATCATGCGGCAAGAGCTTCTGAGCCGTCGTGAAACGGAGCGTGCGTTAGCTGAAAAAGAAGAACGCTATCGTATCATAGCTGAGCAAACAGGTCAGTTGATTTATGATCTTGACGTAACGACCGGTGCGATCACTTGGACGGGAGCGATCGAAATCAACACAGGGTTTACCAAAGGGGAGTTTTTACGGGTTGATCTGAAAACATGGGAAACAATGATTCATCCCGAAGACAGGCCTAACGCCATTTCTCTTTTAGATGAAGCGATGGCTTCCGGTAATCGATATCGCGTGGAATATCGCTTTCGAAAAAAAGATGGTGGTTACGTGTTTATGGACGATAACGGCCTTTTTCTCCGTGATGAAAAAAATTCGATTTATCGTATGCTGGGCACAATGACTAATATAGACGAACGTAAAAAAGCAGAAAAATCTATTAAGGAAAATGTCGAGCGTTTTGAAATCATCGCTCGAGCGACCAATGATGCGGTTTGGGATTGGGATGCACGGCAGGATAAAGTATGGTGGAATGAATCCGCCCGTAAATTGTTTGCCGTAGAAGAATATTACCCGCAGGACAATTACCAACTTTGGCAAGAGCGGCTGCATCCGGAAGATCGTGAACGTGTAACCCAAAAATACAAAAACGTTTTAGAAAGTACGCAGAATTTTTGGAGTGATGAGTTTCGCTTTCGTTTGCCTGACGGAAGTTACGGTTACTTTTATGATCGGGCTTATATACTGAGAGATGAGCAAGGTCGGCCAACTCGCGTATTGGGCTCGATGACCGATCTGACGGAGCGAAAAAAACTAGAACAAAACCTGATTCAGGCCCAAAAAACGGAGAGCCTTGGCCGCGTTGCCGGAGGTATCGCTCATGACATCAATAATATGCTGGCTGTGATTTTACCTACAGCCGAACTGTTGCTTAACCAAAATTATGATAAGCATACCGTTCATCAGCACGCCGACGTGATCGTGTCATCAGCGCGGCGTGCGTCGGATATCGTCAAGCAACTTTTGGTTTTTGCCCGCCAAACTCCGTCCAGCGCAGCATTACTCAACATCAATAGCCTGGTTGATGAAACCCGAAACATGCTGGATCGGTTTCTTGGCAAAAATATTACGATCACCTTACACTTAGAACCCGAGATTCCTTTTATAGATGCCGATGCAACACAGGTACAGCAAATCATCATCAATCTGTGTGTCAACGCCCGCGATGCGATGAATAATAAAGGGAGTATCGGTATCGAAACCAAAATGGTTGAACTGGATGAAGCAGAATCGGCAAAATATAATATGCCGGAAGGTCTTTATGTACAGCTATCCATAGCCGATTCGGGCACCGGCATTCCTCCGGAAGTAATGGATAAGATTTTCGAACCGTTTTTCTCGACCAAAGATATAGGCAAAGGAACCGGATTGGGGTTGGCTGTCGTCAAAACAATCATTACCAATCACGGAGGATATATTCGTGTTCATTCGCAAATCGGTGTAGGAACGCGCATGGAGCTTGGTTTCCCGGTTTCCCAACGCGTTACGATACCCCATGTGCAGGCGCAAAAACCGCAATATGAAACCGGCACCGGCACCATACTGCTAGTGGATGATGAAAAACCCATATTGGAAATGGGAGAAATGGTTTTGAAGCGTCTAGGGTATCAATGTTATACGGCGGAAAACGGGTATCGCGCCGTTGAAGTCATGAACCAAAAACCGGTTGATCTCGTAATACTCGACGTGCAAATGCCCGGCATGGATGGCATCGAAACATTGGAAAAACTGCTCGAAATTAAACCGGAATTAAAATTCCTTTTCACATCCGGATATATCGGAGCGGATCGTTTACAATTGCTCCACAGTAAATATCCTGACCATATAGTCAATAAACCATATACGGTCGAAGAATTATCCAAAGCCATAAAGAAACTACTTGATACCCAATCCGCCGGATAA